A window from Gemmatimonas sp. UBA7669 encodes these proteins:
- a CDS encoding putative bifunctional diguanylate cyclase/phosphodiesterase codes for MPDHITAAPSDPSRLHVLLVDNDAADARSSVSALTERLGAHVTCQVVHTLAEAIRQLLQDRPDAVLLDLALSDASGIASLAGVRGAAPGVPVVVFSRHLDDALALRALRAGAHECLDKTDAAPAALARAVAFAIERQRKLTALEAARIEAAHRATHDPLTGLANRELFLDQLERALAFGDRYVRKTGLLFVDLDGFKAINDTRGHALGDALLRAVAVRLQECVRRSDAVARLGGDEFVVLLPDVTSRRDVAFVKEAILDRLREPVETSVGDPLVIQASVGSAMSPLDGSTAKELLDAADSDMYREKYRTRRARAALLPGDSLMAAHEVDPPPVVAASVTHKREARLRNAMQIGELEVYYQPIHDVVADRIIAVEALLRWRDPEHGLQGPHGFLSLAEDTGLIVPIGEQVLREACRAIVQWRALGTSHDLRVAVNLSAVQLREHGFDRRVAQIMSETGCPAPALTLELTENSTLIDGETAMGTLRALKSLGLRLVVDDFGVGHASLTFLREAPVDGIKIDRRFVSQLLADARDQAIVSSMVRLARGLGLEVVAEGVESAEQARRLARLQCFAQQGRHYGDALPLAAMSALLEQRHRIGPRDNSWGTRGTRLRFGSDVS; via the coding sequence GTGCCTGACCACATCACGGCTGCACCGTCCGATCCTAGCAGACTGCACGTCCTGCTGGTAGACAACGACGCCGCCGACGCGCGCAGTTCCGTCAGCGCGCTGACCGAGCGGCTTGGTGCGCATGTGACCTGTCAGGTGGTCCACACGCTCGCCGAGGCCATTCGGCAGTTGCTGCAGGACCGTCCCGATGCGGTGTTGCTCGATCTCGCACTCAGCGACGCCAGTGGCATTGCCAGCCTGGCCGGCGTGCGTGGCGCGGCCCCCGGCGTGCCCGTGGTGGTGTTCAGCCGGCATCTGGACGATGCGCTCGCGCTGCGCGCCCTTCGGGCCGGCGCGCACGAATGCCTCGACAAGACCGACGCGGCGCCGGCCGCACTGGCCCGCGCGGTGGCCTTTGCCATCGAGCGCCAGCGCAAGCTCACTGCGCTGGAAGCGGCGCGCATCGAGGCGGCGCACCGCGCGACCCACGACCCGCTCACCGGGTTGGCCAATCGCGAGCTCTTCCTGGATCAACTCGAGCGCGCCCTGGCCTTCGGCGACCGCTACGTGCGCAAGACCGGCCTTCTCTTCGTGGACCTCGACGGCTTCAAGGCCATCAACGACACGCGTGGTCACGCCCTGGGCGACGCCTTGCTTCGTGCCGTGGCGGTGCGTCTGCAGGAGTGTGTACGCCGCTCCGACGCGGTGGCCCGCCTTGGCGGTGACGAGTTTGTCGTGCTCCTGCCGGATGTCACCAGCCGCCGCGACGTGGCCTTTGTGAAGGAGGCCATTCTCGACCGTCTTCGCGAGCCTGTGGAAACTTCCGTTGGCGACCCGCTTGTGATCCAGGCGAGTGTGGGCAGCGCCATGTCCCCACTCGACGGGTCCACGGCCAAGGAGCTGTTGGATGCCGCCGACTCGGACATGTACCGCGAGAAGTACCGCACCCGACGCGCCCGGGCGGCCCTCCTGCCCGGCGATTCGCTCATGGCAGCGCACGAGGTCGACCCGCCACCCGTTGTCGCGGCCTCGGTGACGCACAAGCGCGAGGCCCGCCTGCGGAACGCCATGCAGATAGGCGAACTGGAGGTGTACTACCAGCCCATCCACGATGTCGTGGCCGACCGCATCATTGCCGTGGAAGCCCTGCTGCGCTGGCGCGACCCCGAACATGGTCTGCAGGGACCACATGGTTTCCTGAGCCTCGCCGAGGACACCGGTCTCATCGTGCCCATCGGTGAACAGGTGCTGCGTGAGGCCTGCCGCGCCATCGTGCAGTGGCGCGCCCTCGGCACCAGCCATGACCTGCGCGTCGCCGTCAACCTCTCGGCCGTGCAGCTGCGCGAACACGGCTTTGACCGGCGCGTGGCGCAGATCATGTCGGAAACCGGCTGCCCGGCTCCGGCGCTCACCCTCGAACTCACCGAGAACAGCACGCTGATCGACGGCGAGACAGCCATGGGCACCCTGCGCGCGCTCAAGTCGCTGGGGCTTCGGCTGGTGGTGGACGACTTCGGTGTGGGTCACGCCTCGCTCACGTTCCTGCGCGAGGCGCCGGTGGACGGCATCAAGATCGACCGCCGGTTTGTATCCCAATTGCTGGCCGATGCACGCGACCAGGCCATTGTCTCCAGCATGGTTCGGCTGGCTCGCGGGCTGGGACTCGAGGTCGTGGCCGAGGGCGTGGAGAGTGCGGAGCAGGCCCGTCGCCTCGCGCGGCTGCAGTGCTTTGCGCAACAGGGTCGACACTACGGCGATGCACTACCGCTGGCCGCCATGAGTGCCCTGCTGGAGCAGCGGCATCGCATCGGGCCGCGGGACAACAGTTGGGGCACACGAGGGACCAGACTGCGATTTGGTTCAGATGTCAGTTGA
- a CDS encoding two-component system sensor histidine kinase NtrB, whose amino-acid sequence MLLAATVPQLLRHLADATEVSEGLAQMLAQLGRDLEAERVALEFADGRTRNIAWRAEGAGASVGASAGASAGARTAAGAAALPLAQPLQLAVTAAGQGLASLLVHRERPFDSDEQTLLQSVADLCAVALAREAHRRDLEAQVSDRMREVAQQRAFIECIVDSLPHGLYVVDRDYRIHAWNRKRETGMQGVSRIDAVGRSIFEILHRQPAGLLKREFDEVFANGQLQQFQMESNAFGDMRTYRISKIPMRLGGGAVTHVITIGEDITDWKAALDRTAQAEKLAALGQLAAGVMHEINNPLATIAACAESLSLSGELGDAAPPSGELLRIIDLEVQRCKKIVNGLLDFSRPKAVGRELFDLNAVVQQGLFLLQHHPRFKRIKLVTDLETSVPLLVEGDSDQLVQVLIALAMNALDATPEQGHVTIRTRADHDDAGRRMAQLDVEDEGPGVPRALQAKVFEPFFTTKPPGQGTGLGLAICYGIVSDHGGTLALVSPEGQGATFRVSLPLRSADAGELRA is encoded by the coding sequence ATGCTGCTCGCCGCGACCGTTCCCCAGCTCCTGCGTCACCTCGCCGATGCCACCGAGGTCAGTGAAGGGTTGGCGCAGATGCTGGCGCAGCTCGGGCGCGACCTCGAGGCGGAACGGGTGGCGTTGGAGTTCGCCGACGGACGTACGCGGAACATTGCGTGGCGTGCCGAGGGCGCAGGTGCCAGCGTAGGTGCCAGCGCAGGTGCCAGCGCCGGTGCCAGGACAGCCGCCGGCGCAGCGGCGCTGCCGCTCGCGCAACCCCTGCAGTTGGCGGTGACCGCCGCCGGCCAGGGTTTGGCCAGCCTGCTGGTCCATCGCGAGCGGCCGTTCGACAGCGACGAGCAGACGCTGCTGCAATCGGTTGCCGACTTGTGCGCCGTGGCCCTCGCCCGCGAGGCGCATCGCCGTGATCTCGAGGCTCAGGTGTCCGATCGCATGCGCGAGGTCGCGCAGCAGCGCGCCTTCATCGAGTGCATCGTGGACTCGCTGCCGCACGGGCTGTATGTGGTAGACCGCGACTACCGCATCCACGCCTGGAACCGCAAGCGTGAGACCGGCATGCAGGGTGTCTCGCGCATTGATGCCGTGGGTCGCTCCATTTTCGAGATTCTGCACCGCCAGCCGGCCGGCCTGCTCAAGCGGGAGTTCGACGAGGTCTTTGCCAACGGCCAGTTGCAGCAATTCCAGATGGAAAGCAACGCTTTCGGCGACATGCGCACCTACCGCATTTCCAAGATCCCCATGCGGCTGGGCGGCGGCGCGGTGACGCACGTCATCACCATTGGTGAGGACATCACCGATTGGAAGGCGGCGCTCGATCGCACGGCCCAGGCCGAGAAGCTGGCAGCACTGGGGCAACTGGCAGCGGGCGTCATGCACGAGATCAACAACCCTTTGGCCACCATTGCGGCCTGCGCCGAGTCGCTGTCGCTGTCCGGGGAGCTGGGGGATGCGGCGCCGCCGTCGGGCGAGTTGCTGCGCATCATCGATCTCGAGGTGCAGCGCTGCAAGAAAATCGTGAACGGCCTGCTCGATTTCTCGCGCCCCAAGGCGGTTGGGCGGGAGCTCTTCGATCTCAATGCGGTGGTGCAGCAGGGGCTCTTCCTGTTGCAGCATCACCCGCGCTTCAAGCGCATCAAGCTGGTCACCGACCTCGAGACCAGTGTCCCGCTCCTGGTGGAAGGTGACAGCGATCAGCTGGTGCAGGTGCTTATTGCACTGGCCATGAACGCGCTCGATGCCACGCCCGAGCAGGGGCACGTCACCATTCGCACACGCGCCGACCACGATGACGCCGGGCGCCGCATGGCGCAGCTCGACGTCGAAGACGAGGGGCCGGGGGTGCCGCGTGCGCTGCAGGCCAAGGTGTTCGAACCATTCTTTACGACCAAGCCGCCGGGACAGGGGACTGGGCTGGGTCTCGCCATCTGCTATGGCATCGTTTCCGACCATGGGGGGACGCTGGCGCTGGTCTCTCCCGAGGGGCAGGGGGCCACGTTCCGTGTGTCCCTGCCGCTGCGTTCGGCCGATGCGGGGGAACTGCGTGCATGA
- a CDS encoding redoxin domain-containing protein produces the protein MSTATPTPVTTPLAVGTEAPDFALSSTSGQTVSLSNFRGQKAVLLAFFPLAFTSTCTTELCAFGDDFDAFVGANVEVLPISVDAVPSLKEFRNKYGMKVELLSDFKREASRAFGVLRPDTFFSERAYFLIDAQGIIRWMHVEEALGQRRENAEILAAIQNVIG, from the coding sequence ATGTCTACCGCCACCCCCACTCCCGTTACGACCCCACTGGCTGTCGGTACCGAAGCCCCCGACTTCGCGTTGTCGTCCACCTCGGGCCAGACGGTGAGCCTGTCGAATTTCCGCGGCCAGAAGGCGGTGCTGCTCGCCTTCTTCCCGCTGGCCTTCACCAGCACCTGCACGACCGAGCTGTGTGCCTTTGGTGATGATTTCGACGCCTTCGTCGGCGCCAACGTGGAAGTGCTTCCCATTTCGGTAGATGCGGTTCCGAGTCTCAAGGAATTCCGTAACAAGTACGGGATGAAGGTCGAGCTGCTGTCGGACTTCAAGCGTGAGGCGTCGCGTGCCTTTGGTGTGCTGCGGCCGGACACCTTCTTCTCCGAGCGCGCCTACTTCCTGATCGATGCGCAGGGCATCATTCGCTGGATGCATGTCGAGGAGGCCCTGGGACAGCGCCGAGAGAATGCGGAAATTCTCGCGGCAATTCAAAACGTGATCGGTTGA
- a CDS encoding DUF4394 domain-containing protein — translation MPFSLSPIVVPQAFDRGLSSVRRLLLLTGCGLSLAACQGDVGPTGPAGAPGAQGPAGPAGPTGPQGPAGPQGPVGSANGRSIYGVDGANSLIVFGAIRPDIVLRRVTVSGLQSGETVLGIDFGPVDGRLYALGSSSRIYTLDTLSGAATAVSSTAFTPALSGTSFGFDFNPVPNRIRVHSSAAQNLRLVPRLGGATDGTVAVVDGTLNYPLGDAGMLQMPMIGGTAYTNSVSGAASTVIYAIDFARDVLVTMADPNNGVMTTVGPLGVNTTADVGFDIAGNNGSAYATLTVGGGFSGSTLYQINLLTGAAFPVGGVANPTPLRGIAIAP, via the coding sequence ATGCCGTTTTCATTGTCACCGATCGTTGTTCCCCAGGCGTTCGACCGGGGACTCTCGAGTGTTCGTCGGCTTTTGTTGCTGACCGGATGTGGCCTGTCTCTGGCCGCCTGCCAGGGCGACGTGGGCCCCACCGGCCCGGCCGGTGCGCCGGGTGCCCAGGGTCCGGCCGGCCCCGCAGGCCCAACGGGACCACAGGGACCCGCCGGCCCTCAGGGGCCAGTCGGTTCGGCCAACGGGCGCAGCATTTACGGTGTGGATGGCGCCAACTCGCTCATCGTGTTTGGCGCCATCCGTCCGGATATCGTGCTGCGCCGCGTGACGGTGAGCGGCCTGCAGAGCGGTGAGACCGTGCTGGGCATCGACTTCGGTCCGGTGGACGGCCGTCTCTATGCATTGGGCAGTTCGAGCCGCATTTACACACTCGACACCCTGAGCGGTGCGGCCACGGCGGTGAGCAGCACGGCCTTCACGCCTGCGCTGTCGGGCACGAGCTTTGGTTTTGATTTCAACCCCGTGCCCAATCGCATTCGTGTGCACAGCAGCGCGGCGCAGAATCTGCGATTGGTGCCACGTCTCGGTGGGGCCACCGATGGCACGGTGGCTGTCGTGGACGGCACCTTGAACTATCCGCTGGGCGATGCGGGCATGTTGCAGATGCCCATGATCGGCGGCACGGCGTACACCAACAGTGTGAGCGGCGCCGCATCGACGGTCATTTATGCCATCGATTTTGCTCGCGACGTGCTGGTCACCATGGCCGATCCGAACAACGGCGTCATGACCACGGTCGGCCCGCTGGGTGTGAACACGACGGCGGATGTGGGCTTCGACATTGCCGGCAACAACGGCTCGGCCTACGCCACCCTGACCGTGGGCGGCGGCTTCAGCGGCTCCACCCTCTATCAGATCAACCTGCTGACGGGCGCCGCCTTCCCGGTGGGTGGCGTGGCCAACCCGACGCCGCTGCGCGGCATTGCCATCGCGCCGTAA
- a CDS encoding BlaI/MecI/CopY family transcriptional regulator has product MEQVSLGERELDVMTVLWTAGPGTVAEVKERLPATLAYNTVLTILRNLEAKGLVDHEAEGRLFRYFPVVTQEVVKDSAVSRLVAKFFGGSPVSVVAHLLESDGLNADELRALHAHLNGRLAELEKDDR; this is encoded by the coding sequence ATGGAGCAGGTGTCGCTTGGCGAGCGGGAATTGGACGTGATGACGGTGCTCTGGACGGCCGGTCCGGGCACGGTCGCTGAGGTAAAGGAGCGGCTGCCCGCCACTCTGGCCTACAACACCGTGCTCACCATCCTGCGGAATCTCGAAGCCAAGGGACTCGTGGACCACGAGGCGGAAGGGCGGTTGTTCCGATACTTCCCCGTTGTCACACAAGAGGTGGTTAAGGACAGCGCCGTCTCCAGACTGGTCGCCAAGTTCTTTGGTGGTTCGCCCGTTAGTGTGGTGGCCCATCTGCTCGAGAGCGACGGGCTTAACGCCGATGAGCTGCGGGCGTTGCACGCCCACTTGAATGGCCGCTTGGCGGAGCTGGAGAAGGACGACCGATGA
- a CDS encoding serine hydrolase domain-containing protein, with amino-acid sequence MPSIPAESQQSLPSPAPTDMGLAARVDSIARHFLRVEAVSGFTLGVLRGRDTIVLRGYGMADREANRAASPSTSYQLGSITKQFTAAAVLQLVEQKRLSIDDSVGAILPQYPTWRGITIRQLLNHTSGIVPFNTSPQWLPRRMESLPTDSVLGLVAALPLAFPSGTRSAYSNTGYLLLGRVVQERSGLTLDEYYRTHFFGPLGMLSGRYCGNTPVSVHDARGYTHSPAGFVEPELLDMGSFGGSGALCMSVPDFLRWQVALTSGRIVSSSWYWEMRGADTLSNGRTTRYGWGLIPSTIEGHDVVSHGGDTYGFGAEQLWFPDDSLRVVVFANTYGVGLSSQLAGDVARTVLGLSARPPAAEVEPSLRQALAGRYALQMPGGSTVHLDIWEGGARLMARLEGQQPFALSPRENGEFGSPIVPSLRIRVNVENGPGRSVELRQNGLTLRGAKVGASPPSAPDVQAHHRQQTPGLVSVELAN; translated from the coding sequence GTGCCTTCCATTCCGGCCGAGTCGCAGCAGTCGTTGCCATCGCCAGCGCCGACCGACATGGGCCTTGCCGCCCGCGTCGATTCCATCGCCAGACACTTCCTGCGGGTCGAAGCGGTGTCGGGATTCACGCTTGGCGTACTGCGTGGGCGCGACACCATCGTTCTGCGCGGCTATGGGATGGCCGATCGTGAAGCGAATCGGGCAGCCAGTCCGAGTACGTCCTATCAGCTCGGATCCATAACGAAACAGTTTACCGCCGCGGCGGTGCTGCAACTGGTGGAGCAGAAGCGACTGTCCATCGATGACAGCGTGGGCGCCATTCTGCCGCAGTACCCCACATGGCGCGGCATCACCATTCGGCAGCTACTCAATCACACGTCTGGTATCGTGCCATTCAATACCAGCCCGCAGTGGCTCCCACGACGAATGGAGTCATTGCCGACAGACTCGGTGCTCGGCCTGGTGGCTGCACTTCCGCTGGCGTTCCCCTCGGGCACGCGATCTGCATACAGCAATACGGGCTACCTGCTGCTCGGCCGCGTGGTGCAGGAGCGATCAGGTCTGACGCTCGACGAGTACTATCGCACGCATTTCTTTGGTCCGCTCGGCATGTTGTCGGGGCGCTACTGTGGTAACACTCCGGTCAGTGTGCACGACGCACGCGGGTACACTCACTCGCCTGCCGGCTTTGTTGAACCCGAGCTGCTGGACATGGGGAGCTTTGGTGGCTCGGGGGCGCTGTGCATGTCGGTCCCGGATTTTCTGCGCTGGCAAGTCGCTCTCACGAGCGGACGGATTGTGTCGTCCTCGTGGTACTGGGAAATGCGCGGCGCGGATACTCTTTCCAATGGACGTACGACGCGCTACGGCTGGGGGCTGATCCCCTCAACAATCGAGGGGCACGACGTGGTGAGCCACGGTGGCGATACCTATGGGTTCGGCGCCGAGCAGCTCTGGTTTCCGGATGACTCGCTTCGTGTCGTCGTCTTCGCCAACACCTACGGCGTAGGATTGTCGAGTCAGCTCGCAGGAGACGTGGCGCGGACCGTTCTGGGCTTGAGTGCCCGTCCACCTGCCGCTGAGGTGGAGCCTTCCTTGCGGCAAGCCCTGGCAGGGCGTTATGCGCTGCAAATGCCGGGGGGCAGCACCGTCCACCTGGACATCTGGGAGGGCGGCGCGCGGCTCATGGCGAGACTGGAGGGACAGCAGCCCTTCGCACTCTCGCCACGGGAGAACGGCGAGTTCGGCAGCCCGATTGTCCCGTCCCTTCGCATCCGGGTTAACGTGGAAAACGGTCCTGGTCGTTCGGTGGAGCTTCGTCAAAACGGACTGACGTTGCGCGGGGCGAAGGTGGGGGCATCGCCTCCGTCTGCTCCCGACGTGCAGGCGCACCATCGGCAGCAGACGCCTGGTTTGGTCAGCGTCGAGTTGGCGAATTGA
- a CDS encoding M56 family metallopeptidase: MIAAVAVYAVVLGLVVGVFSVLFERGVRALQGPTRFVWAAAMVAMVFLPATALVPRAPSTPAAQAVATLNAVRAPEDMANEIPTKDSGAIAASSASESLANRLRERLDRIRDNTAPYDGVLLAIWAVASAFFLGVLLHAMSEVRRMRTGLQSAVVGGTAVLVSEDIGPSAVGGNPAAIVMPRWAMALDESLRSLVIRHEQEHLTSRDPTLLTIVLCLLVLMPWHPVLWWSWRRLRLAIEIDCDARVLRFQPNPKVYGQLLLLVSHHRSRIPRGQRVTMSLAAPLSPWASQLKQRIDAMTTRPTPHKRSMIAALTAGMVGACILIAAVPTPRTKAVYRAGSPLEYRWVTPQGAADGVLVLPRRTEGDSSTVTVTEPFLTLADVDSIFVSETDYGEAVAGAVVRADARDKLRATTRQRAGSEVAVVVEGVVISVATATSELGGPLPIWTGATDEALALAERLRESQRNELEVKLNSPTRR, from the coding sequence ATGATTGCAGCCGTGGCGGTGTACGCCGTTGTGCTTGGACTCGTAGTGGGCGTCTTCTCGGTCCTGTTCGAGCGTGGAGTGCGCGCGTTGCAGGGACCAACCCGATTCGTATGGGCGGCTGCCATGGTGGCCATGGTGTTTCTGCCGGCGACGGCGCTTGTGCCGCGCGCACCGTCGACACCTGCGGCTCAGGCTGTGGCGACCCTCAATGCTGTGAGAGCACCCGAAGACATGGCAAACGAGATCCCTACGAAGGATAGCGGTGCGATTGCCGCCAGTTCTGCGTCAGAGAGTCTAGCCAATCGTTTGCGGGAGCGTCTCGACCGTATACGGGACAACACAGCGCCATACGACGGAGTCCTGCTGGCCATATGGGCTGTTGCTTCTGCGTTCTTCCTCGGCGTACTGCTGCATGCCATGTCCGAGGTGCGACGGATGCGAACCGGGCTTCAGTCTGCGGTGGTTGGCGGAACCGCTGTCCTGGTGTCCGAAGACATCGGCCCTTCTGCGGTAGGCGGCAATCCAGCCGCCATCGTGATGCCCCGCTGGGCCATGGCGCTTGACGAATCGCTGCGGTCTCTTGTGATCCGGCATGAACAAGAGCATTTGACCAGTCGCGACCCGACGCTCTTGACTATCGTGCTGTGCCTTCTGGTCCTGATGCCGTGGCACCCTGTGCTTTGGTGGAGCTGGCGCAGATTGCGGCTGGCCATCGAGATCGATTGTGATGCACGCGTACTGCGCTTTCAGCCGAACCCCAAGGTGTACGGGCAGCTCCTGTTGCTCGTGTCGCATCACCGGTCACGCATCCCTCGTGGCCAACGCGTCACGATGTCGCTGGCCGCCCCACTCTCCCCGTGGGCTTCACAACTCAAACAGAGGATTGACGCAATGACAACACGACCGACTCCACACAAACGTTCGATGATCGCCGCTCTGACGGCGGGAATGGTTGGTGCATGTATCTTGATCGCGGCAGTACCCACACCGCGAACCAAGGCCGTGTACAGGGCGGGCTCACCACTGGAGTATCGTTGGGTCACTCCTCAGGGAGCTGCAGACGGCGTGCTGGTGCTTCCGCGCCGCACAGAAGGCGACAGTTCGACTGTGACCGTTACCGAGCCCTTCCTGACGCTAGCCGATGTGGACTCAATCTTTGTGAGCGAGACCGATTACGGTGAGGCCGTTGCTGGTGCCGTGGTGCGCGCCGACGCGCGCGACAAGTTGCGCGCGACCACGCGGCAACGTGCTGGATCAGAGGTGGCTGTTGTGGTGGAAGGCGTCGTGATTAGTGTCGCGACGGCCACGTCGGAACTCGGCGGGCCGCTCCCAATCTGGACTGGAGCGACCGATGAGGCGCTCGCCCTTGCCGAGCGGCTGCGCGAGTCTCAGCGCAACGAGCTCGAGGTCAAACTCAATTCGCCAACTCGACGCTGA
- a CDS encoding flotillin family protein yields the protein MNELLDGGFGTALFSLGGVAFVVVMLLLLVATVKQLLIIVPPNMVAVITGRRRMLTDGTSVGYRVVRGGRTIRIPILEQAQWMTLNTIPLTISVRNAIARGGIPIDVQAVANVKIASMPEEVFNNAVERILGSEKQVADLAQETLAANLRGVLSTLTPEEANEDRVKFETELMKEVTRDLQKLGLQLDMLKIQNISDDAGYLRAYGRIRTAEVLRDAQIAEARTKAETEREQARSTQEADVARAQSQMQVAAAQNELRVKQAELDRLAQIAERTARAAADEAQAKAEKAVEEARVEVTRVRLQVEQVEPARARAEAARAEAEAAAAPVIAQGEAQAKALQAVQQQIMAAGESGLMLLYLQQLPAMIETLASAATDIKIDRLVVLDGGDGQGTATATQQRLGAMTKLLEAASAQYGIKPDALLQGLAGKLMGSSASEDGK from the coding sequence ATGAACGAATTGCTCGACGGTGGGTTCGGCACGGCGCTGTTTTCGTTGGGCGGCGTGGCCTTTGTGGTGGTCATGTTGCTGTTGCTCGTGGCCACCGTGAAGCAGCTGCTCATCATCGTGCCGCCCAACATGGTGGCGGTCATTACCGGCCGGCGGCGCATGCTTACCGACGGCACCTCGGTCGGCTATCGCGTGGTTCGAGGCGGGCGCACCATCCGCATTCCCATTCTCGAACAGGCGCAGTGGATGACGCTCAATACCATTCCGCTCACCATCAGTGTGCGGAACGCCATTGCGCGTGGCGGTATCCCCATCGACGTGCAGGCGGTGGCCAACGTGAAGATCGCCTCCATGCCCGAGGAGGTGTTCAACAATGCCGTCGAACGCATCCTGGGGAGTGAAAAGCAGGTGGCGGACCTCGCGCAGGAGACCCTCGCCGCCAACCTGCGTGGCGTGCTCTCCACGCTCACGCCCGAAGAAGCCAACGAGGATCGCGTCAAGTTCGAGACGGAGCTCATGAAGGAGGTCACGCGTGACCTGCAGAAGCTCGGACTCCAGCTCGACATGCTGAAAATCCAGAACATCAGCGACGACGCGGGCTACCTGCGCGCCTACGGTCGTATCCGCACGGCCGAGGTGCTGCGTGACGCGCAGATCGCCGAGGCCCGCACCAAGGCCGAGACCGAGCGGGAGCAGGCGCGCTCCACGCAGGAGGCCGACGTGGCCCGGGCGCAGTCGCAGATGCAGGTCGCTGCAGCGCAGAACGAGCTGCGCGTGAAGCAGGCCGAGCTTGATCGCCTGGCGCAGATTGCCGAACGCACGGCGCGCGCCGCGGCCGACGAGGCCCAGGCCAAGGCCGAAAAGGCAGTGGAAGAGGCCCGCGTGGAAGTGACGCGGGTGCGTCTGCAGGTGGAGCAGGTTGAGCCGGCCCGGGCCCGTGCCGAAGCGGCGCGTGCCGAGGCCGAGGCCGCAGCCGCACCGGTCATCGCGCAAGGTGAGGCCCAGGCCAAGGCCCTGCAGGCGGTGCAGCAGCAGATCATGGCGGCTGGCGAATCCGGCCTCATGCTGCTGTATCTCCAGCAGCTCCCGGCCATGATCGAGACGCTCGCCAGCGCCGCCACCGACATCAAGATCGACCGCCTGGTCGTGCTGGATGGCGGAGACGGGCAGGGCACCGCGACCGCTACACAGCAGCGGCTCGGGGCCATGACCAAGTTGCTCGAGGCGGCCTCGGCGCAGTACGGCATCAAGCCTGATGCCTTGCTTCAGGGGCTGGCCGGCAAGCTCATGGGCTCGTCAGCAAGCGAAGACGGCAAGTGA
- a CDS encoding HSP20 family small heat-shock protein: MTYYRIPAVSPAPVTAIRREMDRLFEEVFAGRPAASWQPAVQAREDQQGFTIALDVPGIPADRLEVLAEDGVLTVRGERAGRERAEGERMLISETTQGQFVRQFRLPKTADLQSIQAEYDLGVLTVRVAKLAPAQPRRVPVSVQSPAVTSEASTETATA; this comes from the coding sequence ATGACCTACTACCGCATTCCCGCTGTGTCTCCCGCCCCGGTAACCGCCATCCGCCGCGAAATGGATCGCCTGTTCGAGGAGGTCTTTGCCGGCCGCCCGGCCGCGTCGTGGCAGCCAGCCGTACAGGCCCGCGAGGATCAACAGGGCTTTACGATCGCGCTCGATGTCCCCGGCATTCCCGCCGACCGCCTTGAGGTGCTGGCGGAAGACGGCGTGCTGACGGTGCGCGGTGAGCGAGCCGGCCGCGAGCGGGCGGAAGGTGAGCGTATGCTGATCAGCGAGACAACGCAGGGGCAGTTCGTCCGGCAGTTCCGCCTGCCCAAGACCGCCGACCTGCAGAGCATTCAGGCCGAGTATGACCTCGGCGTGCTGACCGTGCGGGTGGCCAAGCTGGCGCCCGCTCAGCCCCGCCGTGTACCGGTGAGTGTGCAGTCGCCCGCTGTGACAAGCGAGGCCAGCACCGAGACCGCGACGGCCTGA